A window of Apium graveolens cultivar Ventura chromosome 8, ASM990537v1, whole genome shotgun sequence contains these coding sequences:
- the LOC141676664 gene encoding protein PLASTID REDOX INSENSITIVE 2, chloroplastic, translating into MASVITSISFLVPSSILSVSHSLSSSATCALPCKNGLNFKDSSFCLHNSFLTKKRNSPNKLICNAAEYKFPDPIPEFAQQETEKFKSHLVKKLSKKDMFGDSIDEVIGVCTEIFNTFMHTEYGGPGTLLVEPFIDMADTLNERGLPGGPQAARAAVKWAQDCVDKDWKDWNSNHSN; encoded by the exons ATGGCTTCAGTTATTACATCAATTTCATTTCTTGTACCATCTAGTATCTTATCAGTTTCTCACTCTTTATCTTCTTCAGCTACTTGTGCCTTACCTTGTAAAAATGGTCTTAATTTTAAGGATTCATCTTTTTGTTTGCATAATTCATTCTTGACAAAGAAAAGGAACAGCCCCAATAAGCTGATTTGCAATGCTGCTGAGTATAAGTTTCCTGACCCTATTCCTGAATTTGCTCAACAG GAGACAGAAAAGTTTAAAAGCCATCTGGTGAAGAAACTTTCAAAGAAAGATATGTTTGGAGATTCAATTGATGAAGTGATTGGTGTATGCACGGAG ATCTTCAATACTTTCATGCACACAGAGTATGGGGGTCCTGGAACTCTCTTGGTTGAACCTTTCATTGACATGGCTGATACTTTGAATGAGAGAGGCCTTCCCGGAGGCCCTCAAGCTGCACGTGCCGCTGTTAAGTGGGCCCAAGATTGTGTGGACAAAGATTGGAAGGACTGGAATAGCAATCACAGCAATTAG
- the LOC141681023 gene encoding uncharacterized protein LOC141681023 produces MLRTTIRTLKPFNRRCSFLSTRRNILTSGGTAAAAAEDDLLLDDVTATVKPLVEPTLLQPRVVVYDGVCHLCHGGVKQVIRVDKHKKIKFCCLQSKAAEPYMRVCGVEREDVLRRFIFIEGPGAYHQGSAAALRVLSYLPLPYSALSSLMIVPRPIRDAAYDYIAKRRYAWFGKGDSCLVLREQELLERFVDRDELIDDKESDS; encoded by the exons ATGCTGAGAACTACAATCCGTACACTTAAACCATTCAATCGCCGCTGTTCATTTCTCTCAACTCGCCGGAATATTCTAACTTCCGGCGGAACCGCCGCCGCAGCTGCCGAAGATGATCTGTTACTAGACGATGTCACGGCTACTGTGAAGCCTTTAGTGGAGCCCACTCTTCTTCAGCCACGTGTCGTTGTTTATGACGGCGTTTGTCATCTCTGTCACGGCG GGGTGAAGCAGGTCATTCGAGtagacaaacacaagaaaattAAGTTTTGTTGTCTTCAGTCTAAGGCTGCAGAACCTTACATGAGAGTGTGTGGAGTTGAGCGAGAGGATGTTCTTCGTCGCTTCATATTCATTGAGGGCCCAGGAGCATACCACCAAGGATCTGCAG CTGCGTTGAGGGTGCTGTCGTACTTGCCTCTACCATACTCTGCTCTTAGCTCTCTCATGATTGTCCCAAGACCTATAAGAGATGCTGCCTATGACTACATTGCTAAGCGAAGGTATGCCTGGTTTGGAAAAGGGGACAGCTGCTTGGTTCTGCGGGAGCAAGAGTTGCTCGAGCGTTTTGTAGATAGGGATGAATTAATAGATGATAAGGAATCTGATTCCTGA